A stretch of DNA from Nitrospirota bacterium:
GGCTATCTTTAGTGCTGCCCCTGTGCTCTATTTTATCATAGGGCTTGAGGTGTTGATTATGATAAGTCCATTTGCGGGGTTTTTCTACTCTGCATTTAATCCTTTTTTGATTGAGACATCTAAATTTACAGCTACCCGCTGGTTAAGCGCCTTTTTTCTTCCCCACATGGTGGTTCCACCGGATAACTTTTTGAAATTTATACGGGTACTGGGATCAGTGTTTTTCGTAGGCGGGTTCTTTCTTTTTTTAATATGTGCCTTTGCAGTTTACAAAGCAAAGTTATTAAAGAAAGGCATTGTAGTTAAAGGTCTTTACACGTTTATCAGACATCCTCAGTATGCCGCATTGATAACTACTGGCGCGGGGCTTGCTGTGCTTTGGCCAAGGTTTTTGGTGCTGGTTCTATGGCTTTTCATGGTGCTCTGCTACTACCTCCTTGCAAAAGACGAGGAAAGAAGAATGCTTAAGCTCCATAACGCTGACTACAGCCGTTACATGGAACAGACCGGAATGTTTTTACCAAAAACCATAGAGCAAAGAATCATGCCCAAAAGCGTATTAGGCAGAGCAGGAGTTTTTGTCTTGTTATCAGTTATTACAGTTACCGCAGGATTTTTTCTGCGGTCATACACAATATCCCACCTATGCTCCTGGACTGATAACAGCCACATCGTTGCAGTTTCAATCATGGACGATGATAAGTTTAAAATGGAACACCGGATGGCACAAGTACTACAAATTGAGGAAATCAGCTCTCACATAAATGCTAACAACAAATACCTTGTCTATTTTCTGCCGCCCGGCTACATTATGCAGGGACTTATTGCCGATACCGGAGACAACTGGAAACTATACAAACAGCACCATGCAATTTCAATGGTTACAGACTGGGTATTTCACCCTTTTAGCCACCTCTGCCAGGCACACAATGCGATGCAACACAACGGGAATTTAGCAGCACACTCGCCGGCTGGCACTGTGATAAGAAAATTGATTTTTCTTAAAATCCCCAATGCAAAAAGTATCGGGTTAAGCGACATGTTAGCTATAAATGCAAGACGTGAGCCTCAATTTATGGCCGATGTTGATATTCATAATCTAAAGCTAATTGACCTTAAGGAGCTTTCTAACAACACAGGCTGGGGAAACATCCCTGTGCCAACGTTTTAACTTAAAGCTCATGTTTGTTGAATAGCAGATGTGTATTGTGATATGATTATTAGGATAGCTTTGGTGGGATTAAATACCGATTAAAAAACTACAAGGAGGAAACAATGCAAAGAAGAGATTTTTTGAAAAGTGCAGTAGTAGCCGGAGTAGTCTTAACGTCAGGTAGCGTGTTGGCCGAGGAAAGTAAAAGCGAACCGCAAAAGCTTAAGAGCAAGGATAATCCCAGTGCGTTGGAACAATCACATGTACCAGTTGTTGAAGTTTTAGGTAAAGCTAAAGCCGGGCAATGGACAGATGTAACCATTAAAGTTGGGTTTATGAAAGAGCATCCCTCAACCCCTGAGCATTGGATTCAATATCTCAAACTTCTTGCAAATGGCAAAGAAATTGCGCAAGCTGATTATCCTATAGGAGGCGTTGCCCCATCAAATGCAGTGTTCAAAATCAAGCTTGATAAGAGCGTAAAACTTGAGGCTATTATTAATTGCAATTTACATGGCACATGGATAAGTGAAGCAGTAAAAGTGGACGTTTCATAATATAGTTGAGTATCAGGCCGTTTTCAGAGCACACTATTGCCTGAAAACGGCTTTATATTTTTGTTGACATTTATTTCTTTTTGGAAGGTTAAATCCTCTTAAATCGTATCGAGTTAATATGGCAAATTGCAACTGCAAGGGCGTCAGAACTGTCAAACGGTAAATCCTCTGTGATATTTAAAATGGCCTTAACCATTTGGAGTACCTGATTCTTATCGGCTTTACCATAGCCGCTGACGGCTTTTTTTATTTCAAGTGCCGAGTACTCAGACACGGTGAGTTCCGAAAGGGAGGCACAGAGCATTGCCACTGCTCTGGCATGTCCCAGGTGGAGTGCCGATATAAAATTCTTTGCATTAAACACCTTTTCGATAGCCATCTCATCAGGGCGGGTTTCAGCCATTATATCTCTTAACTTTTCAAAGATAAATTTTAACCTCTCAGGCAGGGGTTTTTTAGCAGGGGGGGAAATCCGTCCGGTACAGACAAGCCTTAGTCGGTTATCGTCTGCGTGTAAAACTCCGTAACCGCAGTGTATGCTGCCAGGGTCAATGCCGATTACGGTCACTTGTGCCATCAATGTTTGGATTTTTTTGTAGGAAACTGAAACAGAATCTCTTCAACAAGTTGACACAGGATATGAGCCAGCGTTATGTGAGTCTCCTGAATGCGTGCCGTGTCGCTTGTTGGCACCACAAAGGGATATTGTGATTTCTCTGATAATTTAACTCCTTTTTCGCCAGTAAAGGCAATAACTGTCAGTTTTTTCTTATTGGAGGCATCCACGGCTTTCAGCACATTTTTTGAGCCTCCGCTTGTGCTTATAGCTATCACTACATCGCCCTCTTGTGCAAGGCTTTTTATCTGACGGGCAAAAATTTCTGAAAAGTCGTAGTCGTTAGCTATTGAGGTTATAACTGCCATGTCGGTGTTTAGTGCTATGGCAGGGAGTCCCGGCCTCTCACACTTAAACCGGTTAACAAACTCGGCGGCTATATGCGAGGCATCCGTTGCTGAGCCTCCGTTACCAAACAAGAGAATCTTCCTGCCGCCTGAGAACGCTCCTGCTATCACTTTGGCCACGTCCTCTATTCTGTCTATATTTTCTGAAAAAAACCTCTCTTTAACCTCAATGCTGTCTTTTACGCACTTCTGGATTGTCTCTTTTATTGTCATCTTATCCCCCGCTTAGTAACGTTATCTGTTTTAGTAACGTTATCCGTTATAATCTTTAGAGTAGGCGGCCCCTTTTTGCCGCACGAGGCAATCAATATAAACATTGTTGCTAAAGCCATTGATATAACAAGAGCCTGTCTTATCATCTTCTATTTTATTCCTTTTTTTGTCTGTACATTTCTCAACCGTTCTATTTGCTTCTTTCCCTCAATGGCTGATGTGCCGCCCTTTGAGTTTTTATTATTGACGGCAACGTCTAAATTCAGGCACTCATACACATCCTCTTCTATGCGGTCTGAAAATGATTTAAAGATGTTAAGAGGGATTTTTTCAAGGGTTTCACTTTGCTGCAAGCAGTGTTTTACAAGGTTGCCTGTGATTTCGTGTGCCGCTCTGAAAGGAACCCCCTTTCTTACCAGATACTCGGCCAAATCTGTGGCAAGGGAAAACCCTGAGCCGGCAGTCTCTCTAAGCCTCGTTGCGTTAAAATTTATATGATGAAACATCTCACTGATTATTGTAAGGGATGCGCTTACCGTGTCACAGGCGTCAAAAAGAGGAATCTTATCCTCCTGCATGTCACGGTTATAGGTAAGCGGGAGCGCCTTCATTATTGTTAATATTGACATCAGAGCGCCATAAACGCGTCCGGTTTTACCGCGAATAAGCTCCGCAACGTCCGGATTTTTCTTTTGTGGCATTATGCTTGAGCCTGTGGTGTAGGCATCTGAGATTTCTATAAAGGAAAACTCACCCGTGCTCCATAAAACCAACTCCTCTGCCATCCGGCTAAGGTGCATCATTATAATTGAACAGTGTGAAATAAACTCAATCACAAAATCCCTGTCCGATACTGCATCCATGCTGTTTTCCGAGATGCGGGCAAATTTCAACTCCTTAGCAACATAATCCCTGTCAATATTTAAAGTTGTTCCAGACATTGCACAGGCGCCCAGTGGGAGCGTGTTGATTCGCTTAAGGCAATCGTTTAATCTTTCCCTGTCACGCTGAAACATCTCAACGTAAGCCAGCAGATGGTGAGAAAGTATGACTGGCTGTGCCCTCTGTAGGTGGGTGTAGCCGGGCATTATTGTGTTTAAATGTTTTTCAGCAATATCTACCAGAGTGTTTTGAAAATGTTCTATCTTTTCGATAATCTGTTTTGCCTCATCCCTAAGATATAGCCGTATGTCAAGAGCAACCTGATCGTTACGTGAGCGGGCAGTGTGGAGTTTCCTGCCGGAGTCTGGATATATCTCAGTGAGAGCGCTCTCAATATTCATGTGAATATCTTCAAGCTCGACTTTAAAGTCAAAGGTCCCATTGGCTATCTGTTTTGCTATTTTACTTAATCCCGTTACGATTTCCTTAGCTTCTTTTTGAGTTATAATCCCCTGTTTAGCAAGCATCTTTGCGTGAGCCGTGCTGCCCGCTATGTCGTAAAACGCAAGGCGTTTATCAAAAGATATTGACTCCGTAAAAGCTTCAACGCTTTTAGCCGCACCTTGCGTAAACCTGCCGCCCCAAAGTTTTTTCATGATGGGAATAATACAATTTTAATGGGATAGCGGTCAACAGAAAAAAATATTTGTTGATACTAATGTTACAATAAAGTTTTAAGAGTATTATACCGAATAATGACGATGGAGTATAAGGTGAAAGAGAAGTGAAAGGAGCTTTTAGGCTGATAACACAACATCAAGAAACCTGCCTGTTAAAAAGAGGTCTGTAATGGCACAAATCATGTATGATAAGTCACAAGCTGCAGATGTTATTCTTAAAGACAAGAGATTTTTTATTATTGATGACTACAAGGAATTCAGAGAAAGTATGAAAAGAAACATTGCAGCTCTTGGCGTCAAATCTGTAGAAACGTCTGAGGATGCTAATGAAGCAATAAGCAAAATCTCGCGCCAGCCCTACGACATAATCCTTTGCGACTATAACCTGGGCCCTGGTAAAAAGAACGGCCAGCAGATATTTGAAGAACTAACTTATAAAAAGATACTCGGATATTCCACAATGTTTTTCATGGTAACGGCAGAAAATACAATAAGAATGGTAATGAGTGTTATGGATTACCAACCGGATGGATATCTGGTTAAGCCCTTTACCACAAAGGATATTGTGCAGAGAATTAAAGCTGCAAACGAAAAGAAACAGTTGTTTGCTAACATTGACAAAGCGATAATGCGCAGGGATTTTGCTGGTGCAATCACTTTATGTGACAGCTTACTGAAAAACAACCCAAAATATATCCTTGATATTCTAAAGGTCAAGGGTGAAATTTACATGACAACCTGTGATTACAAAAATGCAGGGAATTTATATACACTGGTGTTAAATAAGCACAGGTTGGTCTGGGCGGTGTTTAACATGGGGAAAGTGTATTTTCACATGAGGAAATATCCGGATGCCGAAAAGACATTCAGAGAGCTTATTGAGGAAAACGATATGTTTGTCCCTGCGTACGACTGGCTTGCAAAAACACTGGAGGAAACCGGGGACAAAAAGAGTGCTCAAAGTGTTTTAGAGGATGCTGTAAGTAAATCACCGCAAGCTATATTCAGACAACGTGCGCTTGGTAACATTGCCTATAGTAATAAGGATTTTAACACGGCAGAGGCATCTTTCAATAATGCACTTGAAATTGGAAAAACATCACTCTTTCAAGACTCCTCCGATTACGTGCACCTTGCCAAAGTGTATGTCAAAAAGGGTGATACCGGCAGGGCACTTGATATGATAGATGAGGCAAGGGGTGATTTCATAGGCAGCGACGAGATTATGCTTCAGACAACACTGTTAGAAA
This window harbors:
- the ruvC gene encoding crossover junction endodeoxyribonuclease RuvC; translation: MGIDPGSIHCGYGVLHADDNRLRLVCTGRISPPAKKPLPERLKFIFEKLRDIMAETRPDEMAIEKVFNAKNFISALHLGHARAVAMLCASLSELTVSEYSALEIKKAVSGYGKADKNQVLQMVKAILNITEDLPFDSSDALAVAICHINSIRFKRI
- a CDS encoding D-sedoheptulose 7-phosphate isomerase; the protein is MTIKETIQKCVKDSIEVKERFFSENIDRIEDVAKVIAGAFSGGRKILLFGNGGSATDASHIAAEFVNRFKCERPGLPAIALNTDMAVITSIANDYDFSEIFARQIKSLAQEGDVVIAISTSGGSKNVLKAVDASNKKKLTVIAFTGEKGVKLSEKSQYPFVVPTSDTARIQETHITLAHILCQLVEEILFQFPTKKSKH
- the argH gene encoding argininosuccinate lyase, encoding MKKLWGGRFTQGAAKSVEAFTESISFDKRLAFYDIAGSTAHAKMLAKQGIITQKEAKEIVTGLSKIAKQIANGTFDFKVELEDIHMNIESALTEIYPDSGRKLHTARSRNDQVALDIRLYLRDEAKQIIEKIEHFQNTLVDIAEKHLNTIMPGYTHLQRAQPVILSHHLLAYVEMFQRDRERLNDCLKRINTLPLGACAMSGTTLNIDRDYVAKELKFARISENSMDAVSDRDFVIEFISHCSIIMMHLSRMAEELVLWSTGEFSFIEISDAYTTGSSIMPQKKNPDVAELIRGKTGRVYGALMSILTIMKALPLTYNRDMQEDKIPLFDACDTVSASLTIISEMFHHINFNATRLRETAGSGFSLATDLAEYLVRKGVPFRAAHEITGNLVKHCLQQSETLEKIPLNIFKSFSDRIEEDVYECLNLDVAVNNKNSKGGTSAIEGKKQIERLRNVQTKKGIK
- a CDS encoding response regulator; this translates as MAQIMYDKSQAADVILKDKRFFIIDDYKEFRESMKRNIAALGVKSVETSEDANEAISKISRQPYDIILCDYNLGPGKKNGQQIFEELTYKKILGYSTMFFMVTAENTIRMVMSVMDYQPDGYLVKPFTTKDIVQRIKAANEKKQLFANIDKAIMRRDFAGAITLCDSLLKNNPKYILDILKVKGEIYMTTCDYKNAGNLYTLVLNKHRLVWAVFNMGKVYFHMRKYPDAEKTFRELIEENDMFVPAYDWLAKTLEETGDKKSAQSVLEDAVSKSPQAIFRQRALGNIAYSNKDFNTAEASFNNALEIGKTSLFQDSSDYVHLAKVYVKKGDTGRALDMIDEARGDFIGSDEIMLQTTLLESSIYAYTQQYNKALDYLKEAEKISNNYDGKVPPELAIELSGAFIKAGEKEKGMEMMKLIVQNNHSDNSILKKVQGTFDDLGMTDEGVAFVSNTKAEIIRVNNKGVELINKGMLTEAIDLFDKAADGMPSNFIINLNALRAIVGYLLKKGKDKNYTDRCEKYIERINVIEPNNIKFQQLVGRYRNIR